Within Ictalurus furcatus strain D&B chromosome 3, Billie_1.0, whole genome shotgun sequence, the genomic segment ATAAATCAAGGAGACTCGGGTGAATATTACAACTGACGAGATACAAGAGCCGCTTCGAGGATATGAAAGATATTGGCGGCAGTAATAAAGAAATAGTATAGATATGGACAAGCTATTAGAGAATGTTGATGTCATTCAGAATGAGAAATTTAAGCATGTCTGCTGATGGTTTCATATATTTACTGTTAATGCctgcatgtcttttttttcttgattattGTCCAGAAAGTATGCTAACTTTTGCACGCAACaatagctgattattttcctcagttGGCTTAGTATTAAAGCGGGTATTAAACTTCATTGTGGATTGTGGCCTTTCAGAGCAGACACAAATTAACTAACCAGATTAATAATTGATGAGAtgattttcataaataaaataaaatttttgtctTCTCTGCAGATTTCCTGTTTAAGTTCCTTGTTATCGGGAATGCAGGAACTGGAAAATCATGTCTACTTCACCAGTTCATAGAGAAGAAATGTATGTCAGCTTTCAATAACAACACATAAATGCATCTTAAATCGATGTCATGAGTAACAGGATTTCTTTAGCATACATATCAGAaatacttgtttgtttgtttgtttgttggtttcttcAGTCAAAGATGACTCAAATCATACAATCGGAGTGGAGTTTGGCTCAAAGATCATCAGTGTGGTCAACAAATTTGTCAAGCTCCAGATTTGGGACACAGCAGGACAGGAACGATTCAGGTATGTTTACATCTCTGTTACTCATTTAATCAGAGTCATGGCTGGAATACTGGTTTGCATTACTCAAATTTTTTCTAATTATTGATTGCCTTGGTGCTTTCTTTCAGTGCACATCAGTATTTATAGTGAATTTAGAGAGCCTGTCAATTGCCTATTTAATATGGGAGCTGTTAACATGCCTTGTACAATATTCATTGAACACTGACCATCATCTTCCTCCTAGAGTTCAGTTTGCCTAAAATGGGCATGCAGTATGcgatattataataaaacacataTTCTACCTTACACTTTTGCTCACTGATGTATTTATCGAGTGCTAAGATCAGGGGAGAGCTGGGGAAACTAACTACCTACCAAAATTAAGATCATAGAAATATCATGTATAGTGGATAGTGTTGCTACCTCAAAGCTCCAGGGCTCTGGGTTAAATCCTGAGGTCGGATTATTTTCTATGTCTTAAAACCTCACGCTATCCGGAAACATGCTTGTAGGTGGATTAGCTGTGCTAGATTGCCaccaggtgtgaatgaatgtatgagtgtgtgagtgtgtgagtgaatggtgcccagtgatggactggcatgcCATCCGGGGTGATTTTTTTGCCTCCTTGCTCCCACTGTTGCTTGGATAGGCTCTGGATGCACCACAACCTTGACCAAGATAATTCAGTTAGTGAAGATGAGTAATATGAAAtaagtatttcatttttatgtgCTTGGTAAGTATTTCCTTTTAACTAATTACAATGCAGTGGTTTTCATATTCTTTATGTAACAGACACGTTTGTCTCCTCAGATCTGTAACACGAAGCTATTACAGAGGGGCAGCAGGAGCTCTTCTTGTCTATGACATCACCAGGTAAGTTAACAGTAACAggtcaataaacaaataaaataaaataaacaataacaaataaagCCCAGATTTTCATGTAGTGAGAGCTAACACATTTCCATCTGTCAGTAATTGGGAATCTGGGCTTTATTACTTAAACATGTGGCACAAAAGGTCTTATGTGGCTGTAACATAATTAGATAAAAAGATATGTATTTTACCATGAACTGGTGGATGGATTTGTTTAGGTTTATACCAGAGCACTGTTAAATTGTTACATCTGATTCTTCAGATGCGGTTGAATAATTTGgttctggctgcaaggcaaGTTACAGGCTAATGATAATGCACTTGTTGTCATATAGCCTTGTTTCTATGGTGACATGGACGTGTATGATTCCAGATATTCTAAACATAATATTGAGtggattaaaaaatgtgttgttgaaagaaaaatgtataataataatctttatgtAAAGAGATGGAAGTCTTCAGTGTTAGCAGTTTGTAACAGCCAATACGTTTTCCACATGCCTGAGTTGAAAGTTGCTGCAGAGTCATGCTGGTTTTTATGGTTTATACcacatgttattttattttatattttataccgGTTATGATTTGTTGTAAGTTTCAGAATTGGGCATGGATTTAATGTTGGGGTTTAAAGGATAAGAAATGTAACTACAGATTTTTTTCTCATACAGTACAGCCGTTATATCTGTATGTTTACTTATTGGGGGATCTTTCTGTATTGCAATTAACTGCCAAGCAGTTTCATTTCCAAAGAAGACTAGCCTTGCCTCCAAATATGACTACCTGGAGAAGATTAACAGCAAAATCTGGTATTCTGAGGATCAGAAGCCCAGGAGAAAAGGCTATGTTCCATTTCAAGGCAAAGGTGACAGTGAAGGTGGACCCGCAAAGAACCAAAAGAACAACCAAAATCCTAGAAAAGGACATAATTAAGAACAGCACGGAGCATCCTTAAACCAGCCCGGAAGCTGAATGGTACAGTTGTACAGAATTCTTCCCAGGTGAAAGTTCAGCATGGGAATCAAGTAAAGATGCAGCAAAAGATTCCTTCCTCAGAGAAAGTGTAGAAATGGTGAGCAATATGAAAACAGGAGAGGGAGCACaagaagagaaaaaggaaaaaattgcACATAAAAAAAGTTAATGGAGAGTTATGCCATAGAGGTCAAAATAGAAAGCAAAACAGAACCAGCACTACTGCCTTAGGACAATTCTACAACAAGCAAACCTGCCAAAAAGGACACAAGTGCAATCGTCTTTAACAAGCTGGAAGTAGGGGAGTAGTATGTGGACAAAGCAACCAAGCTAAAGGAGAAGTAAAAACGGGAGGCAAAAGGAACTCACTCCCCTCACAGTGAGAATCTACTAAGAGATGTTGTCTCAGGTCGAGGCTAGGAAAGCCCATCTtgagctgaaagaaaaaaactaaaataaagtcaagaaggaggaagagaataTGCAGTGGACTAACATCCTCTACAAGGCTGAGGGCATGAAAATCAAAGACAATGAAGACCTTCTGCATGCTTAATTGAAGAGTAAGGAGAAAACGAAGgcactgagggaaaaaaaattgacagAAAGGAGTCAGCACATGCTGGTGGAGATAAAGAAGAGGTGAGATTAAAGATGCAGAAATATACAGAACTGCAAGCAGAACAAGATGGAGAAGTGTAATTAGAGGGCCAGGAAGAAAGGCAGAGTGCTGTCTGAGGATCTGAAGAAGGTTGCTGTGGAGGgagaggaaatgaaataaagaactGAGAGAAATGAGAACTGAATGTTAAGTGAAAAGTAAGAACAAGACACACGGCAAACTCTGATTATATTCTGTTAATCTGTGCCACATTCCTATGTAAATATATCAgacaaactgtttttttgtgtgacaATTGTGTTGATACCTCAGTTAATGGCTTGATATTATCTGTTGTGTTCAAATGTGTAAGTAgggaaaatacagaaaatatgtAGAGTAGGTTTTGGAAACAACGGTATGGGGTTTATTCTATGCCTTTATTGAGGCTATTGTGATACCTTTTAGTTTGTGAGAAAGAGTTAGTTTGTCAGTGTACTCTGTATCtttgtagtaaaataaatacaaattcgATGCTTACTTTtcactgtttaaaaatgtttggtgagaaaacaactgtttatatctgctataacaTACATGATAACAGTTTTGgcagacattaaatgtaattatatacGGATAAAACGTATGGTGTCTTTctatagttattttttttaatcactgaaaaattgctgtggtataagaggaataaacactttGATAAATGCTgcaataggaaaataattaactgttgattattttccaattacagCACCACCTGTCCTGTTCTATTCCTTATTTAGCAGCCATTGCGTTTATACCTCGTCATGGTTTGGTGCGAAGTGTACTTCCTGtatggaatattttaaaaaccctaATGATATACAAATTGTACTTCTAATTgtgttctgatatttttctAATTTTCACATCAGTCGGGAGACGTATAATGCCCTGACCAACTGGCTGACAGATGCCAGGATGTTAGCCAGTCAGAACATTGTTATAATATTGTGTGGCAATAAGAAGGACCTGGATGCTGATCGGGAGGTCACCTTTCTGGAGGCATCTCGCTTCGCTCAGGAGAATGGTGCGTCTGCTTggctataaatatacaaatctaCACTGAAGCTTACTAAAatcacattatttaaacattactGTCTACctagattaaataaatataaaaaatgtcaatattaaatatgaaaattgtattttggcagttttatttcaattttcaGAATATTAAACCCAGTGTTGTATAAATAAGTGATTCTTTTGGGCAATTTTTATGTCTTATTTGGTTATAACTGTTTCATCTAGTCACAATTAGTACCACAAGAGGCCACTGCAGGACTGTAAATTAGCTTGAACCTCCCAGGTGCCagtcccccccctcccccatcccTTCCAAAAGAAACCTGACCTAGATGGGAAAGGGCCTACAAATGTGTTCAAAACCAATATCAAATCAGACCACTAGAAGTTTACCTACAGTATATAATCCATAAAATAAAGCTTATatatttgtgcatttgtgtatTCTAGAGCTCATGTTTCTAGAGACCAGTGCTTTAACAGGGGAAAACGTGGAAGAGGCATTTGTCCAGTGTGCACGCAAAATCCTCAACAAAATAGAATCAGGTAAAAGCACAGAATTCAAACAGAAACAGTGTGCCATGTGATTTAAGAAATCCTCTTCTCATAGGATTTTGTTGTGCTGGTCAGGTGAGCTAGATCCAGAGCGGATGGGTTCAGGGATTCAGTATGGCGATGCAGCTCTACGGCAGCTTCGTTCCCCGAGACGAGCTCAAGCTGAAAGCGTGCAGGACTGTGGTTGCTAGAGCCCAATAGCCAGGTGAGAATAAACTTTTTACCTTTGAAATAAGTGGTTCCCTATATGTGAACTGGGTTGAATAAGGATAATATTTGTCATGTGTGTACCTCTGGCATTTTTAACACAGGCATGTGAGACAAACTCTGTCACCTTGCACTGCAGATATAACAGATGCACTGGGGAGGGATTGCTGTTCTTATGCACAGCTCTTAAAACACTACACTTGCTAAAAATAGCGAGGCTTCCTAGAGTTTTCATTAGGGATAGAATGGGTCACATTCAGATATCTCAGATTTGTTCTTTGTTTAGTAATAGAAGTTCTTAGACATTTGTGTCATGCTTTTTCCAGGATTTAACTCCATTTAACATTGTGTATGTAGTATATTAGTATTTTTGTGTCAAACAATTTTTATTAGTAATTTCAATCAGTTGTTGATCAGTTTTACATGACATATTAATGTATGTAAGAAATCAGAAAGCATGTTTATTGAGAGGCATTTTTATTGAACCTCATTGTCTCTGCTATTTACATTAATAGTTTCAGTGTCAGCCTTTTTGGGACTGATTTTAAGGCTCAGTTTGACATTATACAGTACCTAATATGACCCAAAATCTATATACATATTACTATATGTAGTACTTTTAATTTCTGACTACCTAATAAGAGAAATGAGTAAATCACTTCTTCTAGTAAAAGGTATCAGACTAAATGCTGGGAGAGTCACCATACGTTGACCATATTCAGCCCACCAGctatttaattacatttgatGTGTTAGAAGAGGGAAAATATAAATCAATCTAGGACTGTAGCCACCCCATGATTGGAGTTTAACACTCCAAGCATATTATAATGGCCCATCCTGTATGATttccccttcctttccttcttgtCTGTAAAAGGACGTTGGTGGTAGCAGCTCAGCAGCATCTGTTCTGTATTTAGTTTGCTCAGGGAAGGCGGAGTCCACTTTAATATAGGGGGCTATTTTGGTCATTAATGCCCCCGGAGCCCTGATCAAGTTTGCTTCTGCATGCCCGAGTGACGATGACACAGCGATGCTGAGCCACGCTAAGCATATTCTTCTCCCGCCCCcccacacattcacagataCACACCCAGGGTCACCGTCTTTCCCAACTACAGTAAGAACAAGTGCCTAAACCTTTATTCCCACCCCTAGAATTTATCAGCTAGACTGCACTCACTCACAAATACATAACAGTGCAGGCTATCAGTTATATTTAACTCCAGACTCTCTGTGTCCTTCCCAGACCCTTAGAATCTTAGACACCTTATTTGGCTACTTTGGAATGCTAACCAGAAATAGAGATCCATGGTGGTCCAGGATTCAAGATATCTATGAAAGGAGAAGGGTAATTAACATGCAGCTACTCATAGACAACTTTATACTCAATACACAGAAACGTATAAGAAGGTGACTGGTTTGGGTCTCGGTTAGTAATAGTCAGCATTCTTTCTTGAAAACCAAATTTTTTGAAAATGATCTGGGTTGGATTTGCACCATAAGTTTCAGCACATATGCTAAACATGTGATTTATTACCTATGTAATATATTACCTAAATAAGGCAACACTGATGTATTTGCACTGCCTGACAAATGCACTTATATATGGAGGATACCAAGCCAAATATTTTAAAGCTAAAgcaaatttattattatgtggATGGTAATTGGGTATTAGGTAATTGTGCATATGCTCAGTTACTTTAATGACTTGGTTCTTCAGGCAGTGTCTTTTAAGAATGTATGCACCAGTTTTCATTTATACCACACCACTTTTGagttcttcattctgattggtgggaaggtgttgattgatatTCTATACCAGCATTCCTGACAGTAGTAAAATTATAATTCAAAATACAGGctcatattaatgtgcttgttctaatgttATGATTTCTATAGTAGGGTAGACATTCCATATACAGTAATCTACGACTAATAAAATTGATTACAAAACAttacttaacaaaaaaaaactaataatcaTTGATacagttttctgttaggagacagTCAGCACTTTGTAGCAGTCACATGACCAAATGACCAACTTCAAATTTTGTCTTCTTAAATttaagagaggaaaaagagaggcttgTGAGGTGATGACTCTTTATAGCTGTTAAAATGTAAGAGATGTTCCTCAAcactaaatgtataaatatacgGATGAAAAGGAAGACGTGTCATTCtaaaattaatgtaaaaaatgtaaattgttggcaaattgctgcgatatgaggaataaaacactattacatgctgttataggaaaataatcatctttgtGCTAGTAATAGCCCATCATTTTGTGTCTAGCTACATTACACCTCCCCTACATTGATTATTTATCCAATAACTACATGCCCTgttgtgtttaattccttattcATTTTTAAGGTTTCTCTGATTTCTCTACAGAAAACGTTTTTGTAAAGACTATTTTGGGAATGGGATGACAGACCAAAAGCAGTGGAGAAACTCTTCCCTCTTCTTCCTTTTACACCGGTTCCGACAAGGCTGAGATCTTGGGACGCCGCTGTGCTCTAGAACAATCCGGGCCAAGGCAGAGATACCAACAGAGGATGATGAATAAAGGCCCAACATTCTGCTGACCCATTTAACCCTCTATTTCCTGTCCTACTCCCATTAAAGTATTTAGGTCTTGTGTAAAGAAGaacttaaatcattttttaagcATGTTTATGGAATGCATTTCCATAACTTGAATGATTGTTTTATCAGCTCAGGAGTGTTATTGGTTAGATCATATCAGCTGAaatcatttatttgaatttttctgCAGATGACAGATTTATCATTTGATCTGGTAAAGTAATATACTGATATATAAACTATGTTTTATAATTGTGATTGCTTTCTTTGGAAAGCATGCACTGTTCTTTAATTCTATTGTTTagcttttactttatttttgcacatatatacacaacatttatgagaagttattttacttttaaaacctGGAATGTCAAATTATAGTATATATTGAGTCACAGACCTATCTTCTATTCATATAtaatagtgtaaaaaaaaaaaatacattgagAAGTCACTGTTACATAGTGTTATTGCACAGCATACTTAAATGCTGTTGTCCTGtttgaaaatgttcatttaacTAACTCATGCCAAGTGTTATTAAATGTAgtatcacatttttaaatgtaattgcaATGTATCTGCATTCAgcttcattcatacatttttggAAAATATGTGTTCAATCCTACATTTAATTTACTCTTAACCCAGCTGTTAACTGGGTTACGGGGTGTTACTGAGAACGGGGTGGGAAATATTGTCTGTGGTTTTAACATTGTACACATACACTGCATTTATCATTAGTCATTATCAGTCAACTGTAATGATGACTGATAATGGGAGCACATGCTTCACAGACCATACAAGatatttgcattattttattgctgcattGTGTTTAAGAAAAGACACTTTTTTGAGGAGAGAGGAAATAATCATGTAGTAATCATTAcccttttttctgtttatttttttatgtagtgCAACTGTAAAAGGTCTAGATGGAAGTAAAGCTAGGACAGATATGTTGCAATATTATAACAGTTATTGTGATGAAAGATAATTAGGGTTATATGGTCAAGACTTACTTGGAAACATCAGCTGGCTTACATTGAAACTCCTATCAAACATgatgttaatattatattaaattattttaatatcattttcCCCATGTGTAAATCCATGTTGTACAATAATTTTGGATGGCATATCTGTGAATAATAAAGATAacagaaaaaatacataaacacattgtGATAAAACAAAgttttattaatacattttagaaACACATCATGGTAGCATTGACTTAAGCAACACTCACAACTATAAACTTTTCAAGTAATAATGATATGAACACCAAAGCTGGGAGTTAAAAAATGAGTCCCCACGAATCTGCAATGAGGGACTCAAAATCCCATTGctgtcactgttcaaatacactACTGCATGTTCACATACAGCCAAAACCACAAACCCTAAAGTCATATCTATGCACCCTTTGAGCCAGATTCCTCAactttttacataaaaaataattggtatatttttctgtttctgtggtTCAGAAGCAACATTATGGCTTCATTATAATCACCATAACAAGTCACTACTTAACAAATCACTATTAcagtacagaaaaaaatgcatccTTGAGAAATACCaatgtcatttttatattcacaaaACCTGGAATAAGTGGTGGCCCAATCCACTATTAAAAGGTATGCAGATTTGTAGGACATTCATTGTTATAACATTACAGTAACCAGGGTAACATACTGGTGCACCATTGGGCATGATATTTTCCAGAACAGGACAATGTTACGTTGTTCGATGCTCATTTCAAAAGTCATCAGTAAAACCCGGTGTGTAATACCTGCAAGTTATGGCATTTCATGTTATTCTAACATCATGTTCCAGTGAATCCctcttcatatatttttttgcattatttattaatcatataTGACCACAGCACTACACACTAAAATCAAGGAGAAAAAACTCTGCAGAGCTGCAGTTCTACAAACCCTCCCTGAAAAAGATATTACGCAGAATATCTGTAGAGTTATGTAATTTATGCTgaacaataatatataatacatctTCGCAGTAAACCAGAGATATTTTATAACAGCTTTTGGCCCACTTCCATTCAGCTACACACTGTAGATTAATGAGTAGAGTTTTTGTAAACTTTGAAAAGTGCTGGGGACATGATGACAggttagaaaaaagaaaaagataatgGTTTCATTTAAACCAGATGTTTTCTAAAACTATACAGTAAAATTGGCATGACGGATGCTTTGGAAGTATTTTACAAAAACAGACGTATCAAAACGTTGTAGGAATGTGTCCTAATACAAGTTACATTTATGCCATAAATCACACAATGGAATGGATTGAGTTTAAACATCATAATTACATCTAATTTGCCAGTGCAAAGTGGCAAATATAAACCATCAAAACTGACACAAGAAATCCCTAGAAAATTGGAAGAGTCTAAAATGGAGTTTAAAATCTAGCCTGCACCTTCAGTACAGTATTCATGATATGTTCATGATGCAAGTTACAATTATTGAACTATGCCAAAATTAGCTTTGGTTTTGTACTTTAGCAGTAAGCTTCTGTTTTAGATTACTGCACCTAACAAGCCAGATTTGAGGTTCTGTACCAatgcaaagaaaacatacaACATATACTTTTAAACTGGCAGACTCTGAGAGAATGCTGAGGTGGCTGACTGTCTTTAAAATGCCATATAAAATCCATTATTTTACTGGTCCCTGACATCTGTTACAACTCTGATTATCAATACC encodes:
- the rab4a gene encoding ras-related protein Rab-4A, translated to MSETYDFLFKFLVIGNAGTGKSCLLHQFIEKKFKDDSNHTIGVEFGSKIISVVNKFVKLQIWDTAGQERFRSVTRSYYRGAAGALLVYDITSRETYNALTNWLTDARMLASQNIVIILCGNKKDLDADREVTFLEASRFAQENELMFLETSALTGENVEEAFVQCARKILNKIESGELDPERMGSGIQYGDAALRQLRSPRRAQAESVQDCGC